From the Alkalibacter rhizosphaerae genome, one window contains:
- the pfkA gene encoding 6-phosphofructokinase, with product MKRIGVLTSGGDAPGMNAAIRAVVRTAVYNKVEVYGIKRGFSGLLEEDIEPLNVYSVADIIHRGGTILRSSRSEYFKTDAGQKKAIQVLEEFNIDSLIVIGGDGSFKGARALSNKGVNTISLPGTIDNDIGCTDYSIGFDTALNTALDAIGKIRDTTSSHNRVNVVEVMGRDCGEIALFAGLAGGAESILVPERDYDLDAISDKLLRGKDRGKLHSIIVLAEGVGNFEDFCKKIEEKTGVSTRGTNLGYIQRGGSPTAFDRILASRMGYMAVNLLLDGKTNRVIGIRDNKYLDMDTNEALEIKKEFDMEAYRIADVLSI from the coding sequence ATGAAACGAATAGGTGTATTGACCAGCGGAGGAGACGCACCGGGAATGAACGCGGCCATTCGTGCTGTCGTGCGAACAGCGGTCTACAACAAAGTGGAAGTATATGGGATCAAACGGGGATTTTCCGGATTGCTGGAAGAAGACATTGAGCCTCTCAATGTATATTCCGTAGCGGACATCATCCATCGGGGAGGAACCATCCTGCGGTCTTCCCGAAGCGAATACTTCAAGACGGATGCAGGTCAGAAAAAGGCCATCCAGGTGCTGGAGGAATTCAACATCGACAGTCTGATCGTTATCGGTGGAGACGGCTCTTTCAAAGGAGCAAGAGCCCTCAGCAACAAGGGCGTCAACACCATCAGCTTGCCGGGGACCATCGACAACGACATCGGATGCACCGACTATTCCATCGGATTTGACACGGCCCTGAACACGGCCCTGGATGCCATCGGCAAGATCCGGGACACCACCAGTTCCCACAACCGGGTCAACGTAGTGGAAGTCATGGGTCGGGATTGCGGAGAAATCGCATTGTTTGCCGGCCTGGCCGGCGGTGCGGAATCCATTTTGGTACCGGAAAGAGACTACGACCTGGATGCCATTAGCGACAAGCTGCTTCGTGGAAAAGATCGAGGCAAACTCCACAGCATCATCGTCCTGGCGGAAGGCGTGGGCAACTTTGAAGATTTTTGCAAAAAGATCGAAGAAAAAACCGGCGTATCCACCAGGGGAACCAACCTGGGATACATCCAACGGGGCGGAAGCCCTACGGCTTTCGACCGGATTTTGGCCAGCCGCATGGGATACATGGCCGTCAATTTATTGTTGGATGGAAAAACCAACCGAGTCATCGGCATCCGAGACAACAAATACCTGGACATGGACACCAACGAAGCATTGGAAATAAAGAAAGAGTTCGATATGGAAGCGTACAGGATCGCCGATGTCCTGTCCATCTAA
- the pyk gene encoding pyruvate kinase: MRKTKIVCTLGPASETREMIQRLIESGMNVARLNFSHGTYPEHKKKIDLVKEVSRELNRPVAIMLDTKGPEIRIRQFSQGKILLAKGDPFTLTAEEILGDQTRVSITYKNLVHEVEPGNTILADDGLIQLTVTQVDGNEIHCVVENGGELSNNKSLNFPNINIKLPAITEKDREDIIFGIKEGVDYIAASFVRRRDDVLSIRKVLEDNEGEHIHIISKIENREGLDNIDQIIEVSDGIMVARGDLGVEVSPEEVPLAQKSIIQKCNEVGKPVITATQMLDSMIRNPRPTRAEVTDVANAIFDGTDAIMLSGETAAGRYPVESVETMNRIAAKTEESEAFLLKMARHRFTGEVSVTNVISHSTCSTAEQLHASAIVTATSSGHTARMVSKFRPSAPIIAITDDGRVQRKLSLVWGVQCLVTKTFDNTDTLFEESLLIGVEQGVLHCGDLVVISAGVPLGVKGTTNLLKVQTIGNVLLNGSGIGKKGVTATARVTKDPDSMFNEGDIMVVNGVDETNIHFAKMASGIITEEGGYTSQGAIAALQFKIPIILGVDEATDKIQDGSVITIDPQGGYIYQGKARV, from the coding sequence ATGAGAAAAACAAAGATAGTATGCACTCTGGGCCCTGCCAGCGAAACCAGGGAAATGATCCAGCGGTTGATCGAGAGCGGCATGAACGTGGCCAGGCTTAATTTCTCCCACGGCACCTACCCGGAACACAAAAAAAAGATCGACTTGGTCAAAGAAGTAAGCAGGGAATTGAATCGGCCGGTGGCTATCATGCTGGATACCAAGGGACCGGAGATCCGGATCCGACAGTTTTCCCAAGGGAAGATTCTTTTGGCAAAGGGCGACCCCTTTACTCTGACGGCAGAGGAGATCCTTGGAGACCAAACCAGAGTGAGCATCACCTACAAGAATTTGGTGCATGAAGTGGAACCGGGCAACACCATCTTGGCAGATGACGGCTTGATCCAGTTGACGGTGACACAAGTGGATGGAAATGAGATCCATTGTGTCGTCGAAAATGGAGGAGAATTGAGCAACAACAAAAGCTTGAATTTTCCGAACATCAATATCAAATTGCCGGCCATTACGGAAAAAGACAGGGAAGACATCATATTCGGGATCAAAGAAGGGGTGGACTACATTGCAGCCTCTTTTGTCCGAAGAAGAGACGACGTACTTTCCATCCGCAAGGTGCTGGAAGACAACGAAGGAGAGCACATCCACATCATCAGCAAGATCGAAAATCGGGAAGGTCTCGACAACATCGATCAGATCATTGAAGTTTCCGATGGCATCATGGTGGCCAGGGGAGACCTGGGTGTGGAGGTATCGCCGGAAGAAGTGCCTTTGGCCCAAAAATCCATCATTCAAAAATGCAATGAAGTGGGCAAACCGGTCATCACGGCGACCCAGATGCTGGATTCCATGATCCGAAATCCAAGACCGACCCGGGCGGAAGTAACGGATGTGGCCAATGCCATCTTTGACGGCACCGACGCCATCATGCTCTCCGGAGAAACGGCGGCGGGAAGATATCCGGTGGAAAGCGTGGAGACCATGAACCGGATCGCTGCCAAAACGGAAGAATCGGAAGCATTTTTACTGAAAATGGCCAGACATCGTTTTACAGGAGAGGTTTCCGTGACCAATGTTATCAGCCATTCCACCTGTTCTACGGCGGAACAGCTTCATGCTTCGGCCATCGTAACGGCCACTTCGTCGGGTCATACGGCACGAATGGTTTCCAAATTCCGACCCAGCGCACCCATCATCGCCATAACCGACGATGGGCGGGTCCAGCGCAAATTGAGCCTGGTGTGGGGAGTCCAGTGCCTTGTGACGAAGACCTTTGACAATACGGATACCTTGTTTGAAGAATCCCTCCTCATTGGAGTGGAACAAGGGGTACTCCATTGTGGAGACCTGGTGGTCATCAGCGCCGGGGTACCCTTGGGTGTAAAAGGAACCACCAACTTGCTGAAAGTACAAACCATCGGCAATGTCTTGCTTAATGGAAGCGGGATCGGGAAGAAAGGCGTCACGGCAACGGCCAGGGTGACCAAGGATCCGGATTCCATGTTCAATGAAGGGGACATCATGGTGGTCAATGGAGTGGACGAGACCAACATTCATTTTGCCAAGATGGCTTCGGGCATTATTACGGAAGAAGGGGGATACACTTCCCAGGGCGCCATTGCTGCATTGCAGTTCAAGATCCCCATCATACTTGGCGTGGACGAGGCCACGGACAAGATCCAGGACGGTAGCGTGATCACCATCGATCCCCAAGGCGGCTACATTTACCAAGGGAAGGCCAGAGTTTAG
- a CDS encoding ATP-binding protein → MKLTFRTKFILANMVVVLLTMMFLAIFVIQGLMYYNFDNTQEQLIAKGRETQFYVNQEIRALDSAGGNVSAYLGNALALSEDLSRINNTRVLLYDLEGFLIADSANLEAPEDLQQLEEVQIALELDTGKSVSVYKRADRRSSIYYAMPLFVGAEKLGAALLIQPMDYLDDLITQIVLLFSIASIVGFIIVFLVSHLLSVSIFKPIRKLVETTKELAAGDFDQQLVYDADDEIGNLTKNFNTMSQQIKDKLSQIENEKQKMTSIISSIGDGVIALDLDNKAFIINDSAREILSLYDDSKGLSSLFDKEDLADVIDQVVREQKDLSREIEYNNKHLHVYCNLIQSEKKTIGILLVVRDITKIVELENQQRLFISSVSHELRTPLTTIIGYSDLLQRRGVDNPDLLMKSLQTIHAEGQRLLRLVSDLLDLANYENTQFQMIFSALDLNALLEDVIGQMQIKSGRYNIDIVYNSTELPIIKGDRDRLKQVMINILDNAIKYSQTGDIIRVLATKEKDSILVSVRDFGPGIPGEQVQHIFDAFYRVDEDRSREYGGSGLGLAIVKDIVERHGGDVQVESKMGEGTMILFRLPA, encoded by the coding sequence ATGAAATTGACCTTTCGCACGAAATTTATTTTGGCAAACATGGTAGTGGTCCTTTTGACCATGATGTTTCTTGCCATCTTTGTCATTCAAGGATTGATGTACTACAACTTCGACAACACCCAGGAACAGCTGATCGCCAAAGGACGGGAGACCCAGTTCTACGTCAATCAGGAGATCCGGGCATTGGACAGCGCCGGAGGAAATGTATCGGCGTATTTGGGCAACGCCCTGGCCCTTTCGGAGGACCTCTCCCGGATCAACAACACCCGGGTGCTCCTCTACGACCTGGAAGGCTTTCTTATTGCCGACTCCGCCAACTTGGAAGCTCCTGAAGATCTTCAGCAATTGGAAGAAGTGCAAATCGCATTGGAACTGGATACGGGGAAGTCTGTTTCCGTCTACAAAAGAGCGGACCGGCGAAGCAGCATCTATTACGCCATGCCTCTTTTTGTCGGGGCGGAGAAGCTGGGGGCCGCCCTGCTGATCCAACCCATGGATTACCTGGATGATCTCATTACCCAGATCGTCCTGCTGTTTTCCATTGCCAGCATCGTGGGCTTCATTATCGTCTTTTTGGTAAGTCATTTGCTCTCCGTCTCCATATTCAAGCCGATCCGGAAACTGGTGGAAACCACCAAAGAGCTGGCCGCCGGTGATTTTGATCAACAGCTGGTTTATGACGCCGACGACGAGATCGGAAACCTGACCAAAAATTTCAACACCATGAGCCAGCAGATCAAGGACAAGTTGTCCCAGATCGAAAACGAAAAACAAAAGATGACCTCCATCATCTCCTCCATCGGAGACGGTGTCATTGCCTTGGACTTGGACAACAAGGCTTTTATCATCAATGATTCGGCCAGAGAGATCCTGAGCCTGTACGACGACAGCAAAGGCCTGTCAAGCTTGTTCGACAAGGAAGACCTTGCAGATGTCATCGACCAGGTGGTCCGGGAACAAAAGGACCTCTCCAGAGAGATCGAGTACAACAACAAGCATCTCCATGTTTACTGCAACCTGATCCAAAGCGAAAAGAAAACCATCGGCATTCTGCTGGTGGTGCGGGACATCACCAAGATCGTGGAATTGGAGAACCAGCAGCGCCTCTTCATCAGCAGCGTGTCCCACGAACTGCGAACGCCCCTGACCACCATCATCGGTTACAGCGACCTGCTGCAGCGGCGGGGCGTGGATAATCCGGACCTGTTGATGAAAAGTTTGCAGACCATCCATGCAGAAGGCCAACGACTCCTTCGACTGGTCAGTGATCTTTTGGACCTGGCAAATTACGAAAACACCCAGTTCCAAATGATCTTCTCCGCCTTGGATCTGAATGCACTGCTGGAAGACGTCATCGGACAGATGCAGATCAAATCCGGCAGATACAACATCGACATCGTGTACAATAGTACGGAACTTCCCATCATCAAAGGAGACCGGGATCGATTGAAACAGGTCATGATCAACATTCTGGACAATGCCATCAAATATTCTCAAACTGGCGATATCATTCGCGTGCTGGCTACAAAAGAGAAGGATTCCATCCTGGTTTCCGTACGAGACTTTGGTCCCGGCATCCCTGGAGAACAGGTGCAACATATATTTGACGCCTTTTACCGGGTGGATGAGGATCGCTCCAGGGAATACGGCGGCAGCGGGTTGGGCCTGGCCATCGTAAAAGACATCGTGGAGAGGCATGGCGGCGACGTCCAGGTAGAAAGCAAAATGGGAGAAGGAACCATGATCTTGTTCCGACTGCCGGCTTAA
- a CDS encoding response regulator transcription factor gives MNEKILVVDDERSINDLIRLDLEFEGYVVESAFDGQEALDKVESFHPDLIVLDVMLPKINGFDVCKRVNADKSIPIILLTAKTDVIDRVLGLELGADDYLTKPFDNRELLARVKALLRRSQVVIKEERDVLENNEIVVTLSERKVLIKGDEIHLTPKEYELLLLLISSPEQVFSREVLLEKVWGYDYFGDTRTVDMHIQRIRKKIADHSDHEYIQTIFGVGYKMRKF, from the coding sequence TTGAACGAAAAAATATTGGTAGTGGATGATGAACGGTCCATCAACGATTTGATCCGACTGGATCTGGAGTTTGAAGGCTACGTGGTGGAAAGTGCCTTCGACGGACAGGAAGCCCTGGACAAGGTGGAATCCTTTCACCCGGACTTGATCGTCCTGGATGTCATGCTTCCGAAGATCAACGGCTTTGATGTATGCAAACGGGTCAATGCCGATAAAAGCATCCCCATCATTTTGCTGACGGCAAAAACCGACGTCATCGACCGGGTACTGGGCTTGGAACTTGGTGCAGACGACTATCTGACCAAACCCTTTGACAACCGGGAGCTGCTGGCACGGGTCAAGGCCCTGCTTCGACGTTCCCAGGTGGTCATCAAGGAAGAGCGGGATGTGCTGGAAAACAACGAGATCGTCGTGACCCTCAGTGAGCGCAAGGTCCTGATCAAAGGCGACGAGATCCACCTGACCCCGAAAGAGTACGAGCTGCTGCTACTGCTCATTTCCAGTCCGGAACAGGTATTTTCCAGAGAAGTGCTTCTGGAAAAAGTTTGGGGATATGATTACTTCGGGGATACCAGGACGGTGGACATGCATATCCAGCGGATCCGAAAAAAGATCGCCGATCACTCGGATCACGAATACATCCAAACCATTTTTGGAGTAGGTTATAAAATGAGGAAATTTTGA
- a CDS encoding xanthine phosphoribosyltransferase: protein MELLKKRILEDGVVIGKDILKVDSFLNHQIDVALFDEIGKAFKEYFKDKKIDKILTIEASGIGLACVVAQRFGCVPVVFAKKTSALNLSADVYHSEVYSFTKQRSYNVMVSKKYLHQGENILVIDDFLANGKAILGLSDIIDQAGATLQGVGIVIEKGFQGGGDEVRSMGIDLKSLAIVESMEDGKILFREEI from the coding sequence ATGGAACTGTTGAAGAAGCGGATTTTGGAGGACGGTGTGGTCATCGGGAAAGACATCCTGAAGGTGGATTCTTTCCTGAACCACCAGATCGATGTGGCACTATTCGACGAGATCGGAAAAGCGTTTAAGGAATACTTCAAGGACAAGAAGATCGACAAGATCCTCACCATTGAAGCATCCGGCATCGGTCTGGCCTGCGTGGTGGCCCAGCGGTTCGGCTGCGTACCGGTGGTCTTTGCCAAAAAGACATCAGCCCTCAACTTGAGTGCTGATGTATATCACAGTGAAGTGTATTCCTTCACCAAGCAAAGATCCTACAATGTCATGGTGTCGAAGAAGTACCTCCACCAAGGAGAAAACATTCTGGTCATCGACGACTTCCTGGCCAACGGGAAGGCGATCCTGGGCCTGAGCGACATCATCGACCAGGCGGGAGCAACCCTCCAGGGAGTGGGGATCGTCATTGAAAAGGGGTTCCAAGGCGGCGGAGACGAAGTTCGAAGCATGGGCATCGATCTGAAGAGCCTGGCCATTGTAGAGTCCATGGAAGATGGAAAGATCCTGTTCCGGGAAGAAATTTAA
- a CDS encoding 4Fe-4S binding protein: MNRQDLIKITSNYVENSEGNYITNEIAISKNLAELKIFEAPIFAFGATDDVYFKRLKGENVIGDHFMLPQEWLPTSKTVISFFLPFTADVKKGNQKELVWPSNEWLHARYEGQAFINKFCQYLSSELINAGYKSIAPSLDERFWSKVGYDNDAQKSDDNHQTGGIYTSNWSERHVAFVCGLGTFGLSKGLITSKGVAGRFGSIVTELPVSPDKRKYEDIYEYCSMCGECAKKCPVDAISIENGKNHDLCAAFLNETFEKFQPRYACGKCQVGVACENSIPS, encoded by the coding sequence ATGAACAGGCAAGATCTAATAAAAATAACATCGAACTATGTCGAAAACTCAGAGGGCAATTACATAACGAACGAAATTGCTATTTCCAAAAATCTTGCGGAATTAAAGATCTTTGAAGCTCCTATTTTTGCTTTTGGTGCTACCGATGATGTGTATTTCAAAAGACTAAAAGGCGAAAATGTAATAGGAGATCATTTTATGCTTCCACAGGAATGGTTGCCAACATCTAAAACAGTTATTTCCTTTTTCTTGCCATTTACTGCGGATGTAAAAAAAGGCAACCAAAAAGAATTGGTATGGCCTTCCAACGAATGGCTTCATGCACGATACGAGGGTCAGGCTTTTATCAACAAGTTTTGTCAATACCTGAGTTCCGAGCTGATAAACGCTGGTTATAAAAGCATTGCTCCGTCTTTAGATGAACGGTTTTGGTCAAAAGTTGGTTATGACAACGATGCACAAAAATCAGATGACAATCACCAAACCGGCGGAATATACACAAGCAACTGGTCTGAAAGACACGTGGCATTTGTATGCGGACTTGGTACGTTCGGACTTTCCAAAGGCCTCATTACTTCTAAGGGTGTAGCCGGTAGATTTGGCAGCATTGTAACGGAGCTTCCTGTATCCCCAGACAAAAGAAAATACGAAGATATTTATGAGTATTGTTCCATGTGCGGCGAATGCGCAAAAAAATGTCCAGTGGATGCAATATCCATAGAAAATGGGAAAAATCACGATCTTTGCGCTGCATTCTTAAATGAAACTTTCGAAAAGTTTCAACCCAGATATGCTTGTGGTAAATGCCAAGTGGGCGTGGCTTGCGAAAATTCTATTCCTTCATAG
- a CDS encoding glycoside hydrolase family 3 C-terminal domain-containing protein, with translation MNEKIKDLVGKMTLEEKAGMCSGKDFWNLKGVERLGIPEVMVTDGPHGLRKQKEAADHLGLNESIPAVCFPAACATAASFDKELLKTMGDALGEECQAEEVSVLLGPAVNIKRSPLCGRNFEYFSEDPYLTGKLASAFIQGVQNHHVGTSMKHFAANNQEHRRMTVSANLDERTLREIYLTGFEIAVKEAKPWSLMCSYNKINGTYSSENPYLLTQILRDEWGFEGFVVSDWGAVNERVAGLAAGLDLEMPGSGGETDHQIVEAVKEGTLSMELLDQAVERILERVLEYVDHKSKKDYDMDAHHDLAVSMEEQSAVLLKNEKNLLPLKKGTKVAFIGEFAKKPRYQGGGSSHIQGYRLDNALDSAMEWGDVFYAKGFPADKDAWNTTDVESAVEAAKRAQVAVIFAGLPDVFESEGYDRTHMKLPDAQNRVIEAVRQVQPNTVVVLHNGSPVEMPWVNDVPAILEMYLGGQGVGQACVNLLFGKANPSGKLPETFPKKLSDNPSYLNFPGMGDDVNYAEGIFVGYRYYDMKEMDVQFPFGFGLSYSTFSIGNLRMNKEELGAEDLLKVEVDVTNTGDRAGAEVVQLYVSDKTGSAIRPPRELKGFEKVFLEPGETETISFVLDRRSFSWYHEKIQDWYGADGAYDISIGSSSRDISLSQEVRLTGAVSIPLEIHRNTRMGDLLADPETAAFLKVYMEPLFSMFDKPDGGDAEANEVQDAFFQTIIMESPLRSIAGFAGLSREALDQLIQELKK, from the coding sequence TTGAACGAAAAAATCAAAGATTTGGTCGGAAAGATGACGCTGGAAGAAAAGGCAGGAATGTGTTCCGGGAAAGACTTTTGGAATCTAAAGGGTGTGGAACGGTTGGGGATCCCGGAAGTCATGGTGACGGACGGGCCTCATGGTCTTCGCAAACAAAAGGAAGCAGCGGATCATTTGGGACTGAATGAAAGCATCCCTGCCGTCTGTTTCCCTGCGGCTTGTGCCACGGCAGCTTCCTTCGACAAAGAGCTGTTGAAGACTATGGGGGACGCTCTGGGGGAAGAGTGCCAGGCGGAAGAGGTGTCTGTCCTTTTGGGACCGGCAGTCAACATCAAGCGAAGTCCCTTGTGCGGGCGGAATTTTGAATATTTCTCGGAAGATCCTTATTTGACCGGGAAATTGGCGTCTGCATTTATACAGGGGGTCCAAAACCATCATGTAGGCACCAGCATGAAGCACTTTGCTGCAAACAACCAGGAGCACCGTCGGATGACCGTATCCGCCAACCTGGATGAACGGACCCTGCGGGAGATCTATCTGACAGGCTTTGAGATCGCCGTGAAGGAAGCAAAACCCTGGAGTCTCATGTGTTCCTACAACAAGATCAACGGTACCTATTCCAGTGAGAACCCCTATCTGCTTACGCAGATCCTGAGGGATGAATGGGGTTTTGAAGGCTTTGTGGTCAGCGACTGGGGAGCCGTCAACGAGAGAGTGGCTGGTCTGGCGGCTGGGTTGGATCTGGAAATGCCCGGTTCCGGTGGGGAAACAGACCATCAGATCGTAGAGGCGGTCAAGGAGGGGACCCTTTCCATGGAGCTTTTGGATCAGGCAGTGGAACGGATTCTGGAGCGGGTGTTGGAATATGTGGATCACAAAAGCAAAAAGGATTACGACATGGATGCCCATCATGATCTGGCCGTATCCATGGAAGAGCAGTCGGCGGTATTGCTGAAAAACGAAAAGAACCTGTTGCCCTTGAAAAAGGGGACTAAAGTTGCTTTCATCGGGGAGTTTGCCAAGAAGCCCAGATACCAGGGTGGGGGCAGCAGCCACATCCAGGGGTATCGGTTGGACAATGCCCTGGATTCCGCCATGGAATGGGGGGATGTATTTTACGCAAAAGGATTTCCTGCAGACAAGGATGCATGGAACACCACGGACGTGGAATCTGCCGTGGAAGCGGCGAAACGGGCCCAGGTGGCGGTCATTTTTGCCGGTTTGCCGGATGTATTCGAATCGGAAGGATACGACCGGACCCATATGAAGCTACCGGATGCACAAAACCGGGTCATTGAAGCGGTACGGCAGGTACAGCCCAATACAGTTGTCGTCCTCCATAATGGTTCTCCCGTGGAAATGCCATGGGTCAATGACGTTCCGGCCATCCTGGAAATGTACCTGGGAGGACAGGGCGTGGGTCAGGCTTGCGTCAATCTGCTCTTCGGCAAGGCCAATCCCAGTGGGAAACTGCCGGAGACCTTTCCGAAGAAATTGTCGGACAATCCCAGTTATCTGAATTTTCCAGGCATGGGAGATGACGTAAACTACGCCGAAGGGATCTTCGTGGGATACCGGTACTACGACATGAAAGAAATGGACGTCCAATTTCCCTTTGGGTTTGGCTTGTCCTATAGCACCTTCTCCATTGGAAACCTTCGGATGAACAAGGAAGAGTTGGGAGCGGAGGATCTGCTGAAGGTGGAAGTGGATGTGACCAACACCGGAGATCGTGCCGGAGCAGAAGTGGTCCAGCTGTATGTTTCCGACAAGACAGGTTCTGCCATCCGACCGCCAAGAGAGCTGAAAGGATTTGAAAAAGTGTTTTTAGAGCCAGGAGAGACCGAAACCATTTCTTTTGTCCTGGACCGAAGAAGCTTCTCCTGGTACCATGAAAAAATCCAGGACTGGTATGGAGCAGATGGAGCCTACGACATTTCCATCGGTTCTTCCTCCAGGGACATTTCCCTGTCTCAGGAAGTCCGGTTGACCGGAGCCGTGTCCATTCCTCTGGAGATCCATCGAAACACCCGCATGGGTGACCTCCTGGCGGATCCCGAAACGGCAGCCTTTTTGAAGGTATACATGGAACCCTTGTTTTCCATGTTTGACAAGCCGGATGGCGGGGATGCAGAGGCCAACGAAGTCCAGGATGCATTTTTCCAGACCATCATCATGGAATCTCCCCTGCGCTCCATAGCCGGATTTGCCGGTCTCTCCCGAGAGGCGCTGGATCAGCTGATCCAGGAACTAAAGAAATAG
- a CDS encoding class I SAM-dependent methyltransferase produces the protein MTSIDYYNENAKEFIRSTFQADMRELLEQFAAYLPPGARVLDVGCGSGRDCLWFQSQGFDVYAHDASDVLVDHCQEFLGERVICATFEEYQTDLSFDGIWACSSLLHVQRKDLPGILTKYAGFLKPGGAFFMSFKRREEDHKKDGRHFTNMTEDGLAKLISDIPGLILEKIIITSDVRKGREEEGWVSAIAKRTK, from the coding sequence TTGACGTCCATTGATTACTACAATGAAAATGCCAAAGAATTCATCCGATCCACCTTTCAGGCAGACATGAGGGAGTTGCTGGAGCAGTTTGCCGCCTATCTGCCTCCCGGCGCAAGGGTGTTGGATGTGGGGTGCGGATCCGGACGGGACTGCCTTTGGTTTCAGTCCCAAGGTTTCGATGTTTATGCCCATGATGCCTCCGATGTACTGGTGGATCATTGCCAGGAATTTCTGGGAGAACGGGTGATCTGTGCAACCTTTGAAGAATACCAGACGGATCTTTCCTTTGACGGGATCTGGGCCTGTTCCAGCCTGCTCCATGTCCAGAGGAAGGATCTTCCCGGAATCCTGACGAAATATGCAGGTTTTTTAAAGCCGGGCGGCGCATTTTTCATGTCTTTCAAACGACGGGAAGAGGACCACAAAAAGGATGGCAGGCATTTCACCAACATGACGGAAGATGGCCTTGCAAAACTGATTTCGGACATCCCGGGTCTGATCCTGGAGAAGATCATCATAACCAGTGATGTGCGAAAAGGACGGGAAGAGGAAGGCTGGGTCAGTGCCATTGCAAAAAGAACAAAATGA
- a CDS encoding Ig-like domain-containing protein — protein MKKSMKVMALLLIVLMLVGGAVMASGSGDGSGGGQDDPLMLVSSSIADGAKDVALNVKIRMEFNKNVTFDTVRAGNASAITVKDDGGKAVNAKVVLADAVNTEERNFANVEFPDGLKADTTYTLTIAQSMESKSGDNMAAPVNIEFTTAAAAAGGSSTTSNPTTGDDGYATMATTAALLYVLGYAVLKIRKRRSA, from the coding sequence GTGAAAAAAAGCATGAAAGTAATGGCATTATTGTTGATCGTACTCATGTTGGTAGGAGGTGCCGTCATGGCAAGTGGATCCGGCGACGGCAGCGGGGGAGGTCAGGACGACCCATTGATGCTGGTGTCATCCAGTATTGCCGACGGAGCAAAAGATGTGGCACTAAATGTAAAGATCCGAATGGAATTCAACAAGAATGTCACTTTTGATACGGTTCGGGCAGGAAATGCCAGCGCCATTACCGTCAAGGATGATGGCGGCAAGGCAGTGAATGCCAAAGTGGTATTGGCGGATGCCGTCAACACGGAAGAACGTAATTTTGCCAACGTGGAATTCCCGGACGGATTGAAGGCGGATACCACCTATACATTGACCATTGCTCAAAGCATGGAAAGCAAGTCCGGCGACAACATGGCGGCACCGGTAAACATCGAGTTTACGACGGCGGCTGCGGCGGCTGGCGGATCGAGCACCACATCAAATCCGACGACCGGGGATGATGGTTATGCAACTATGGCAACGACAGCAGCCTTGTTGTATGTCCTGGGATATGCTGTTTTGAAAATTCGAAAAAGACGATCGGCATGA